GCCAGGAGCCGGAGCACGTCGAGCTCACGCGCGGTGAGCCGGAACGGTCCCGAAGCAGGCGCGAGCTGAAGCGCGTCCGCGCGTGCGTGCGTCTCCAGCATTGCGCGTGTTTCGGCCACGATTTGCTCAGGCAGCAAGCGACCACCGTCTTCTCGAAGAGTCGCGAGTGTTTCGTCGTCGAGCAGGGATTGCAATGCGATCTGGCGCTCGTCGAACATCGCTCGGTCACGCGGATAGACGACCGCGCCAATGCGTTCCCGCAGTGCCTCGGCCGCTCCCAGCAGGCGAGCCGCGCGTTCGGGTTGTCCCAGATCAACGGCCACGGCGGTGAGCCCGTTCAGCACGCTGGTGCTGTGTTGCAGATGGCGGTCGCTCGGGCCGATCTCGAGCGCCTCCAGGTAGCGCTCCCCGGCGCTGACCGGATCGCCGCGCATGACCTCGACGACACCCATTCCGCCGAGGGCGTCGACGAGCATCCAGGAGTCGTCTGCCGCTCGCATATGCGCGATCGCCTGCTCGAAGTACGCCGCGGCGAGATCGAGTTCGCCTTGCATGATCGCAGCGTCTCCCAGGAGCGCG
Above is a genomic segment from Thermomicrobiales bacterium containing:
- a CDS encoding LuxR C-terminal-related transcriptional regulator, translating into RRLLRLAVALDDYWQIRGQYDEANRWIRHALEHDPDAPADIRVKGLAALGQLAYFQGNYEEARSYWEEELTLAHDAGLDHVVADKLARLGALAFRMNDLDRGAPLLIEALARFQHLRPDGTPTLKMIGRIHALLGDAAIMQGELDLAAAYFEQAIAHMRAADDSWMLVDALGGMGVVEVMRGDPVSAGERYLEALEIGPSDRHLQHSTSVLNGLTAVAVDLGQPERAARLLGAAEALRERIGAVVYPRDRAMFDERQIALQSLLDDETLATLREDGGRLLPEQIVAETRAMLETHARADALQLAPASGPFRLTARELDVLRLLAEQRSDHEIAEMLFISRRTVTTHTSSIFTKLGVSNRHEAAALAVRRGLA